The DNA window TTGAATTCATTTCGTAACTGACGAATCAATTCACTAATACTGAACTTATTCTTAAGGAGAAAATACAGTCATGCGCTCTGACTTGATTTATGACGCACTCGACACGGTGCGTAACCGCTATCTTCTGTGTCAATTGATTTCCAAGGCAACGCGGAAGTTCCACAAGCCCAACACCCGTGTGCAAGAGACGATGAATGACGTCCTTGTTCGCGTGGGCCAGGCACCGGAGCCTGAGGCCGTGATTGAGCTGAAGCACGAACCAGTTGCGCAGCAACAGCGCCGCGCTGCATAATAGACTTTCCTGAAAAATCCCGCCAGTCAAGGCCGTCTGGCGGGCCCTCAGGTTTCTTGAGGGCGTAGGTCTCGCCTCTGATTCAAGCAATCCTTCCTATCAAGCACAAAAACTCCCGTAGGTGACGAATGACAATCGCAGAACTCAAAGAAAAAAATATTACTGAGCTTACCAAGATCGCGCGCACCCTTGACCTCCCTGGCGCCAGCGGTCTCCGCAAGCAGGACCTCATCTTCAAAATCCTGCAGGCCCAGAGTGAAAAAGAGGGGCATATCTTTGCTGAAGGTGTGCTGGAAATCCTGCCTGATGGCTATGGCTTCCTCCGCTCTCCTGATTACAACTACCTTCCCGGACCGGACGACATTTATGTCTCGCCCTCGCAGATCCGCAAATTTGATTTAAAGACCGGCGACACCATCAGCGGCCAAGTGCGGCCTCCGCATGAAGGCGAAAAATATTTCGCGTTGGTAAAGATTGAGGCGGTCAACTTTGAATCGCCGGAAGAAGCGCGCAATAAGATCCTGTTTGATAACCTCACGCCACTGTATCCGCAAGAGCGCCTGAAGCTGGAGACAGTAAAAGAAAATGTGAGCGCGCGCGTGATGGATCTGTTGACTCCGCTGGGCAAGGGCCAGCGCGGCCTGATCGTTGCGCCGCCCCGCACCGGCAAAACCATGCTGTTGCAGAACATCGCCAACTCCATCACCACCAACCATCCGGAAGTTGTGCTGATCGTGCTCCTGATCGACGAACGCCCAGAAGAAGTTACCGACATGCAGCGCTCGGTCAAAGGCGAAGTTATCTCTTCGACCTTCGACGAGCCCGCTGCCCGCCACGTGCAAGTCGCGGAAATGGTGATTGAAAAAGCCAAGCGCCTGGTCGAGCACAAGCGCGACGTTGTGATCCTGCTGGATTCCATCACACGCCTGGCGCGCGCTTATAACACCATTGTTCCGCCTTCGGGCAAAGTGCTCTCCGGCGGCGTGGACTCCAACGCCTTGCAACGCCCCAAGCGCTTCTTTGGCGCGGCCCGCAATATTGAAGAAGGCGGATCGCTCACCATCGTTGCCACAGCGCTGGTGGAAACCGGCTCGCGCATGGACGACGTGATCTTTGAAGAGTTCAAGGGTACCGGCAACTGTGAAATCATTCTCGACCGCAAACTGGTCGACAAGCGCGTCTTTCCGGCAATCGATATTCAGCGCTCCGGAACGCGTAAGGAAGAGCTGTTGATTCCCAAGGAAGACCTGGCGAGAATCTGGGTGCTGCGCAAAGTGCTGAACCCGCTCTCACCAGTGGAAGCCATGGAATTGCTAATCGACAAGCTGGGCAAGACACCTTCAAATGGCCAGTTCCTGTCGAACATGAGTTCGATTTGAGCGTTCAGCACTCAGCCATCAGCAATCAGTGAAAGGCTCGTCGCCGTAGATTTGCGCAGATGAACGCTGATCAAAAAATAATAGGCCGCGAATCAACGCGAAATACGCGAATCATTGTTTTTCTGATTCGTGTGCATTCGCGAAATTCGCGGCTAACTTTCTTTGGCCAATTGGTGAGTACTAATTGCCAGTTGCTAATTGCTGCTCTTCAGCAATGCACTATCTTCTCTGATTCAATCCCCTTTGTCGCGTTGCGCGAATCCACCACCAGCTTCGCTTCCTGAACGATCTTTTTATAGTCGTAATCGCTGTGGTCGGTTACGATGAGGACGCAATCGTATTGGCCCAGTTTTTCCAGCGGAGCGCAGGTCATTTGCAGGTTGTACTTGCGTCCGCGTCCTACTTTGGGGAAATAAGGATCGTTATAGGCCACGTCGGCGCCGCGGCGTTGCAGCTCTTCAATGATCGTCAGTGCGGGCGATTCACGCAGGTCGTCGATGTCACGCTTGTAGGCCACGCCGAGCACCAACACTTTTGATCCGTTCAGTGATTTTTTATGGCGATTGAGCGCTGCGGTGACGGCGTCAACCACGTTATAGGGCATTGCCGAGTTGATCTCGCCCGCCAGTTCGATGAACCGGGTATGGAAGTCAAACTCCTTGGCCTTCCATGACAAGTAAAAAGGATCCACGGGGATGCAGTGTCCGCCCAATCCCGGGCCGGGATAAAACGGCTGAAAGCCGAAGGGCTTGGTCGATGCGGCGCGGATCACTTCCCAGATGTCGATATTCATGCGCAGGCAGAGCATCTTGAGTTCGTTGACCAGCGCAATGTTCACGCAGCGATAGATATTTTCCAGTAGCTTGGTCATCTCCGCCGCCGCCGGACTGGAGACCGGCACTACACGATTAAAGATGGAGTTATAAACCGCGCCAGCAACCTCTGAAGCCGCCGGGTTTACGCCGCCGATAACCTTTGGGATGTCCTTCCGGGCCACTGTGTCATTGCCCGGATCTTCGCGTTCAGGAGAAAACGCCACCAGAAAGGTTGTTTTTGGATCGTCCTGCTCAGGACGGGCGGCTTTGAGCTTGGCCTTGTTGCCGGCTTCCAGCACAGGGATAAGCACTTCCTCCGTCGTCCCCGGATAGGTGGTGCTCTCCAGAACAATCAGCTGGCCTGCATGGACGTGCGGCGCAATGGCTTTGGCAGTTTCCCGAATATAGCTCAGGTCGGGCTCGTGGTATTCATTGAGCGGGGTGGGAACACAGATGATCAGGGCATCCATGTCCTTGGCGTGGCCATACTCGTCTGTGGCCCAAAAGCCCTTTGCGGCAGCGGCGGCAATCTCGGTTTTCGGGATGCGATAGATATAGGAGCGGCCATTATTCAGGGCCTTTACCTTTTCCGCGTCAATATCGAACCCGGTGACGGGGAATCCGGCTTCATTGAACAGAAGGGCCAGCGGCAGTCCGACATAACCAAGGCCAATAATTCCTATTTTCGCAGTATGCGCTTGAATGCGTCCCAGCAAAGACTCCAGCGCCTGAGAACGAGATCCGGTTGTTGAAGGCATGATCAATTTTGCGTCAGGCGGACGCGTTTAGGCAACCGGGTGATGGGAAATGCAAGGTGCATGACCCTATCGTTACTGCCAGAATCAACATGGCTACTGCCAGTTGCTCTGCTTTCTGCTTTAATTACAACATTTGACGGGAGTGTTCTGGCCGATTTGAGAGATAGACCGAACACCTTAGTCGGGGCCAAGGGAGCCCATCTAACGGCTGCAAGCGTTGTGTTAATCTGTAGCCACCGATAACTCCCCAACTTTATAAAGTCTGTGGCGCAAAAGCGAAAATCCGCATTTCAGATTTCATACGTCACCATCACCTATCGCAGCGTGCTGATGGGAATGCTTGCCATTGTATTGCTTGCGTTTGTGGTGATGTATTTTGCGTTTCCTGATACAGCCAATAAACTGATTCTTTCCGGCCAGATTGGACTGGGAAAAATCCTGAATAAAATGGGAGTCGGCGGGGGCGAGAACGGCACGGCTCCCGATCCCGGTCCGCAACAGGCCCATTTCACCAACATTGATGGCAATGTGCGCGTGCGCAAAGCGAGCACAAATACCTGGGTGGTGGCAGACTATTCGCTGGCGCTGGAGCGCGGTGACGTTGTCCAGACGTCACCAGAAGGCATGGCCAAGGTGGTATTCACGGACGGCACTAACTACACGGTGAAGCCGGCGTCGCTGATTACGATTCAGGAAAACTCCGTCAACGGTTCGCAGCAGACAAAAGTGGCGGTGCAGGTTACGACCGGAAAGGTCGATCTAGCAACATCCACGCTGGCCAGCGGATCAAAGTCGCAGGTAATTGTGGGCGATGCAACGGCCACCATCGCATCTGAGAGTTCGGCGGAAGTGATGAACGATATCCGCGCTGACCAGCACGAGATCCTGGTGAAGAAAGGTTCGGGTGAGGTAACCCGTGGCGGGCAGACCATACCTCTGGAGAGTTACACCAAGGCATCTTTCACCAGCAATTCCAAAGGGTTGGTCAAATCCAAGGAGCTTCAGCCTCCCACTTTGATCTCACCGGCCCCGTTACAGAATGTTTTCCTGGACCAGGCGACGAAGGGAGTAATGTTCTCCTGGTCTCCTGTGGATACCGTGAAGGAATACCACATCAAGATCAACCGCAACCCGTCATTCACCGGGCCAGGAGTGGACGACAAAAAGGCGGCAACGCAGGTACTGGTCACGAACCTACAGGAAGGCGTTCCTTATTATTGGCAGGTGCGGTCGATTGGGCAGGACGGGAAAGAATCGATTGAAAGCGAGATTTACCGGTTCACCATTGTGCCCAAAGGTACGGGATCGCTGGCACTGGAAGTAGGAGATTTTGTACAAATGGGGCATGTGATTGAAGTGAAGGGACACACCGAGCCCAATGCCCGGGTGATGGTCAATGGGCAGGAGGCGGTGGTGGCGAGTGATGGCGCTTTCCGCCATTTCACCAACCCTCTCCCCACCGGCGAGAATGTGATAACGATTACGGCACAGGACGCCAAGGGCGGAGTGAATACAGTAACGAGGCCGATCACTATACAGTAGAATCGCTTATTGCCCGATTTTGGTTTCTGTATCACAGTAAGAGGTCCCCAGAAAAGTTTGTGCACGGAAAGCTGAAGAGGTTGGGACGGGATTAGTGCGCCGTCTAAAGCTTGTTCGGCCGTGACCGAAGTTATTTAATAGAAGAAAGAATCTGGTATGTCGAAAAACGGTTTTAAATCAGAGAATTCGCGCATTCATAATTTGCGCTCGCTCTTCAGCATGTTTTCCAGCGATCTGGCGATCGATCTGGGGACCGCCAACACGCTGGTCTACGCCAAAGGCAAGGGCATTGTGGTGAATGAGCCCTCGATTGTGGCGATCAACAAAAACACCGGGGAAGTAGAGGCCGTGGGCAAGGAAGCGAAAGAGATGCTGGGCCGCACTCCGGGAAACATCGTGGCCATTAAGCCCATGAAAGACGGCGTGATTGCCGACTTCAAGGTCACGGAAAAAATGCTTAACTACTTTATCCAGAAGGCGCATAACCGCAAGATGCTGGTGCATCCGCGGATTGTGATCGGCGTGCCTTCTGAAATTACGCAGGTGGAAAAGCGCGCCGTCATGGATTCCGCTTATCGTGCCAAAGCCAGTGAGGTCCACCTGGTGGAGCAGGCGATGGTGGCGGCCATTGGCGCCGGATTGCCCATCACCGAGCCCAGCGGCAACATGGTGGTGGATATCGGCGGCGGCACCACGGATATTGCCGTGATCTCGCTCAGCGGCATCGTTTATTCACGCTCCGTGCGTATGGCGGGTAATCAGATGGATGAAGCCATCATGAATTACCTCAAGCGCAAATACAATTTGCTCATCGGCGAACGCACCGCGGAAACCATCAAGATTGAAATTGGATCGGCCTATCCGCTGGACAAGCCGCTCACCATGGAAATCAAGGGGCGCAACCTGATTGAAGGCGTGCCCAAGACCATTACCATTGACGACAGCGAAATTGTGAAGATTGAAGCGATGCAAATCCTGTTAACCCGCCTGCCTGTTGAATCACTTGCGACAGCCTTGTGTTTTCTTTTGTTATCGGATAGATTCCCGGAAATTTTACTTCTCCTTCCACAAAAACCCGGTAATCTTGTCTCAAATCAAATTTCTCTCTC is part of the Terriglobia bacterium genome and encodes:
- the rho gene encoding transcription termination factor Rho codes for the protein MTIAELKEKNITELTKIARTLDLPGASGLRKQDLIFKILQAQSEKEGHIFAEGVLEILPDGYGFLRSPDYNYLPGPDDIYVSPSQIRKFDLKTGDTISGQVRPPHEGEKYFALVKIEAVNFESPEEARNKILFDNLTPLYPQERLKLETVKENVSARVMDLLTPLGKGQRGLIVAPPRTGKTMLLQNIANSITTNHPEVVLIVLLIDERPEEVTDMQRSVKGEVISSTFDEPAARHVQVAEMVIEKAKRLVEHKRDVVILLDSITRLARAYNTIVPPSGKVLSGGVDSNALQRPKRFFGAARNIEEGGSLTIVATALVETGSRMDDVIFEEFKGTGNCEIILDRKLVDKRVFPAIDIQRSGTRKEELLIPKEDLARIWVLRKVLNPLSPVEAMELLIDKLGKTPSNGQFLSNMSSI
- a CDS encoding DNA-directed RNA polymerase subunit omega; the protein is MRSDLIYDALDTVRNRYLLCQLISKATRKFHKPNTRVQETMNDVLVRVGQAPEPEAVIELKHEPVAQQQRRAA
- a CDS encoding nucleotide sugar dehydrogenase: MPSTTGSRSQALESLLGRIQAHTAKIGIIGLGYVGLPLALLFNEAGFPVTGFDIDAEKVKALNNGRSYIYRIPKTEIAAAAAKGFWATDEYGHAKDMDALIICVPTPLNEYHEPDLSYIRETAKAIAPHVHAGQLIVLESTTYPGTTEEVLIPVLEAGNKAKLKAARPEQDDPKTTFLVAFSPEREDPGNDTVARKDIPKVIGGVNPAASEVAGAVYNSIFNRVVPVSSPAAAEMTKLLENIYRCVNIALVNELKMLCLRMNIDIWEVIRAASTKPFGFQPFYPGPGLGGHCIPVDPFYLSWKAKEFDFHTRFIELAGEINSAMPYNVVDAVTAALNRHKKSLNGSKVLVLGVAYKRDIDDLRESPALTIIEELQRRGADVAYNDPYFPKVGRGRKYNLQMTCAPLEKLGQYDCVLIVTDHSDYDYKKIVQEAKLVVDSRNATKGIESEKIVHC